A section of the Marinoscillum sp. 108 genome encodes:
- a CDS encoding two-component regulator propeller domain-containing protein — protein MKNTLIEYRRVFFVISLLLVGGLGFGQENHRFRHLSTADGLSQGSVIAIAQDQKGLLWFATRDGLNTYDGNQFTVFRNDPKDSTTISNNDVLEILTDQYGDLWVGTYNGLNRYSYSQGRFYRFYNDKNDPTSLANNSVWAIHEMDNGEIWVGTGGGLTIYKDGKSFRVQHDPADDKSLSGNYVVEIFQDSRDDIWIGTSKGLNRVSAREGNKIYFDRYLSDPGQQGTLSDNFVQSIAEGLDGTLWFGTRGGLHRLEEQDRFVAFHHDPADPASISNDDVRSLTFDEEGNLWIGTYRGLNKMSTPGIFLPILNDPNDAQSLSKNTIKSTFIDKKGSLWVGVYYGGINMLDETNSNFRNYQQLPAGNGLSYDVVSSIVEDQFGKIFIGTEGGGINFLNPKNGKISHLKATGKPAALSSNNIKALYLESGKNLWIGTLNTGIDVFDTESGTFKAHFDKDLGLSHNSVYAILKENDSLFWVGTFGGGLHLLNTHSKTSENILYDPADAGSLSDNQVRLLCKDADGNLWVGTQYGLNKLPARNIADHNYTFERFFYNEQKKSGEDVLVIFEDHLRRIWVGTYESGLSRYDSQRNEFISFPIFDSSDGNSNVIHGILEDSEHYLWVSSNQGISKVNPENGNTLTFDESDGLVSNEFNNNACFKSQSGMMYFGGPQGLSAFFPDKIRTNRYAPSTVITDLKLFNQSVKVGATDGILKTSIMETHQITLDHDQAIFSLDFAIPNFINPDKNLYAYRLAGLEENWNITHKNTATYTIQRPGTYVFKVKGANNDGIWSEDITSMKIVVNPAPWRTWWAFSIYFIIVVVALYALNNIMLSRSRLRHQLELEHFENERQKSVNQMKLRFFTNISHEFRTPLTLILGPLEQILQDYKGSNKVYKQLKVMEKNSVRLLKLVNQLLDFRKFENKHEKLHAAEGNMVKFIEEIVLSFRQYAKIHQINYEFDKSSEEIKAWYDRDKMERVFYNLISNAFKYTNEEGSIHIKVWQEDKQFFFRITDTGIGMEREHLERIFDRFYEVEHTEASPKHQHQKGTGIGLAIAKGVVEMHGGVIAVESEKGKGTAFTVSMPLGKDHLQEDQIIKDFKDSEDVSTYVKINMVEAELMESEDSIEEVTHTVDEDKMPCILVVEDNPSVRRFIVDVFRGEYRTEEAENGMEGFKKAVQIVPDLIISDVMMPKMDGIEFCFQAKSNLKTSHIPFMLLTARTSLIFKFEGLESGADEYLNKPFNVKELKLKTRNLINTYNRLREKFASESIVKPSEITVSSLDEKLLKRALEIVDENISNEFFNIQLFSTELGVSRTMLFTKVKAWTNLTPNEFIHSMRMKRAAQILEQNKVSVAEVSYHVGFSNPKYFSKCFQKYHSATPTEYAGKFSVAEVDEG, from the coding sequence TTGAAAAATACTTTAATTGAGTACAGGAGAGTCTTTTTTGTGATCTCTTTGCTGCTGGTCGGAGGGCTGGGTTTTGGTCAGGAAAATCACAGATTTCGACACCTTTCCACAGCTGATGGGCTTTCGCAGGGCTCAGTGATTGCTATTGCTCAGGATCAAAAAGGATTGTTATGGTTTGCTACACGAGATGGGCTCAACACCTATGATGGCAATCAGTTCACGGTTTTCAGGAATGATCCCAAAGACTCTACGACCATCAGCAACAATGATGTACTGGAAATCCTCACCGATCAGTATGGGGACCTATGGGTGGGCACGTACAATGGACTGAACCGATACAGCTATAGTCAGGGCAGGTTTTACCGGTTTTATAATGACAAGAATGATCCCACCTCCCTGGCCAATAACAGTGTATGGGCCATTCATGAGATGGATAATGGGGAGATCTGGGTCGGCACGGGTGGTGGACTCACCATTTATAAAGATGGGAAGTCGTTCAGAGTGCAGCATGACCCGGCAGATGATAAGAGCTTATCCGGCAATTATGTGGTGGAGATTTTTCAGGATAGCCGTGATGATATCTGGATAGGTACTTCAAAAGGCCTTAACCGGGTATCGGCTCGTGAGGGAAACAAGATATACTTTGATCGCTACCTTTCGGATCCCGGCCAGCAGGGTACTCTTAGCGATAACTTTGTGCAGAGCATTGCGGAAGGTCTGGATGGTACACTTTGGTTTGGTACCAGAGGTGGCCTGCATAGACTGGAGGAGCAAGATCGATTTGTTGCTTTTCACCACGATCCGGCGGACCCCGCGTCCATTAGCAATGACGATGTGAGGTCATTGACCTTTGATGAGGAGGGAAATCTTTGGATAGGTACTTACCGCGGGCTCAATAAAATGAGTACTCCGGGCATTTTCTTGCCAATCCTCAACGATCCCAATGACGCTCAAAGCCTAAGCAAGAACACCATCAAATCCACCTTTATTGATAAGAAAGGCTCCCTATGGGTGGGGGTGTATTATGGCGGGATCAATATGCTGGATGAAACCAATAGTAACTTCAGAAACTACCAGCAGCTGCCAGCTGGCAATGGACTGAGCTATGATGTAGTGAGCTCCATCGTGGAGGATCAGTTCGGGAAGATATTCATCGGTACGGAGGGTGGAGGAATTAATTTTCTCAACCCTAAAAACGGGAAGATCAGCCATCTGAAAGCCACGGGAAAACCTGCAGCTTTGTCCAGCAACAACATCAAGGCGCTGTATCTGGAGTCTGGGAAAAATTTATGGATAGGGACCCTGAATACCGGGATCGATGTTTTTGATACAGAATCGGGTACGTTCAAAGCCCATTTTGATAAAGACCTTGGGCTTAGTCATAATAGCGTATATGCTATTTTGAAGGAAAATGACTCACTCTTTTGGGTGGGTACTTTTGGGGGCGGCCTTCATCTGCTAAATACCCACTCCAAGACCTCAGAAAACATCCTGTATGACCCGGCAGATGCCGGAAGTCTGAGCGATAATCAGGTACGGCTCCTTTGTAAGGATGCCGATGGCAATCTATGGGTAGGCACCCAATACGGACTGAATAAATTGCCGGCTCGAAATATCGCCGACCACAACTACACCTTCGAGCGGTTTTTCTACAACGAACAAAAGAAGTCTGGTGAAGATGTTCTGGTGATTTTTGAAGATCACCTCCGACGCATTTGGGTGGGTACCTATGAATCCGGGCTGAGCCGGTATGACTCACAGCGCAATGAATTCATTTCATTCCCCATTTTTGATTCTTCAGATGGCAACAGCAATGTGATTCACGGCATTTTGGAGGACAGCGAGCATTACCTTTGGGTGAGTTCCAATCAGGGTATTAGCAAAGTGAATCCCGAGAATGGTAACACGCTCACCTTTGATGAGTCCGACGGTCTGGTTTCTAACGAATTCAATAACAACGCCTGTTTCAAAAGCCAGTCCGGTATGATGTATTTTGGCGGGCCTCAGGGACTTTCGGCTTTTTTTCCTGACAAAATCAGAACGAATAGATACGCTCCTTCCACGGTGATCACCGATCTCAAGCTTTTCAACCAGTCGGTGAAAGTGGGCGCGACAGATGGTATTTTGAAAACCTCCATCATGGAGACGCATCAGATTACACTGGATCACGATCAGGCCATTTTCTCACTCGATTTTGCCATACCCAACTTCATCAACCCGGATAAAAACCTCTATGCCTATCGACTGGCCGGGCTGGAAGAAAACTGGAACATCACGCATAAGAATACGGCTACTTATACCATTCAGCGTCCGGGGACGTATGTTTTCAAGGTGAAAGGGGCCAATAATGATGGTATCTGGAGCGAGGACATTACTTCTATGAAGATTGTGGTGAACCCAGCGCCATGGCGTACCTGGTGGGCATTTTCGATCTATTTCATCATCGTGGTGGTGGCCTTGTATGCACTGAACAACATCATGCTGTCACGCTCCAGGCTCCGGCATCAGCTGGAGCTGGAGCACTTTGAAAATGAGCGGCAGAAGTCCGTAAACCAGATGAAACTCCGGTTTTTTACCAACATTTCTCATGAGTTTAGAACACCACTCACCCTCATTCTGGGGCCATTGGAGCAGATTCTGCAAGATTATAAAGGCAGTAATAAGGTGTACAAGCAGCTCAAGGTGATGGAGAAGAACTCTGTCCGATTGCTCAAGCTGGTTAATCAGTTGCTGGATTTCAGAAAGTTTGAAAACAAGCACGAGAAACTCCATGCCGCAGAGGGGAATATGGTGAAGTTTATCGAGGAGATCGTGCTGTCCTTCAGGCAGTATGCCAAGATCCATCAGATCAATTATGAGTTTGACAAAAGCTCGGAGGAAATCAAGGCCTGGTACGATCGGGACAAAATGGAGCGGGTTTTTTATAACCTGATCTCCAATGCCTTTAAGTACACCAACGAAGAAGGGAGTATCCATATCAAGGTCTGGCAGGAGGACAAGCAGTTCTTTTTCAGGATTACTGATACAGGCATTGGGATGGAGCGTGAACACCTCGAGCGCATTTTTGATCGCTTTTATGAGGTGGAGCATACAGAAGCCAGCCCAAAACATCAGCATCAAAAGGGCACAGGTATCGGATTGGCCATCGCCAAAGGAGTGGTAGAAATGCACGGTGGCGTCATCGCAGTAGAAAGTGAAAAAGGAAAGGGCACGGCATTCACGGTAAGTATGCCACTGGGAAAAGATCACCTTCAGGAAGACCAGATCATCAAAGACTTTAAGGACAGTGAGGATGTTTCCACCTATGTGAAGATCAACATGGTGGAAGCCGAGCTGATGGAGTCAGAGGATTCCATCGAGGAGGTGACCCATACAGTGGATGAGGATAAAATGCCTTGCATACTCGTCGTGGAGGACAATCCATCGGTGCGCCGGTTCATTGTGGACGTTTTCAGGGGAGAGTATCGGACAGAGGAGGCTGAAAATGGAATGGAAGGGTTCAAAAAAGCCGTTCAAATCGTGCCGGACCTCATTATCAGTGATGTGATGATGCCCAAAATGGATGGAATTGAATTTTGCTTTCAGGCCAAATCAAACCTCAAAACAAGCCACATTCCCTTCATGTTGCTGACCGCCCGTACTTCGCTGATTTTTAAGTTTGAAGGGTTGGAGTCTGGAGCCGATGAGTACCTCAATAAGCCCTTCAATGTGAAGGAACTCAAGCTGAAGACCAGAAACCTGATCAATACCTACAACAGGCTGCGTGAGAAGTTTGCCAGTGAATCCATCGTGAAACCCAGCGAGATTACCGTTTCTTCGCTGGATGAAAAGCTGCTGAAGCGTGCGCTGGAGATCGTGGATGAAAACATTTCTAACGAGTTTTTTAATATCCAGCTGTTCAGCACCGAACTGGGTGTGAGCCGTACCATGCTCTTCACCAAAGTGAAAGCGTGGACCAATCTCACACCGAACGAATTCATTCATTCGATGCGCATGAAGCGGGCTGCTCAGATCCTCGAGCAAAACAAAGTCTCCGTGGCAGAGGTGAGTTATCATGTGGGATTCTCCAATCCCAAGTATTTCAGCAAGTGCTTTCAGAAATACCACTCGGCTACTCCTACCGAATATGCAGGAAAATTCTCCGTGGCAGAGGTGGATGAGGGCTAA
- a CDS encoding T9SS type A sorting domain-containing protein — translation MMNNYLRLGKQYLLILAGVFLYYPSIAQDTTVTTISADGPGDTYSLLESALGGSPLEVPDCDHTEVFKHIEELYDDELERNVFKFYIHKDIDTDRCETNVDRQRNEIKAYDPSPDYLKAIQREVVTYEWFFKIDEFFQPSTNFTHLFQLKAVGGNDAANPLLTITPRKGDPEQLQLIHGRGSNSYTTVTYTDLSLIKGQWVQAYCKVEYADNTGTLDVSLKLLDGTEVLSYTSNEIDMWRTGSSFVRPKWGIYRSLNDINSLRDEEVLFADFKVSEMGACPAWYEDADGDGMGDPNSFVYACERPDGYVQNNVDTCVDWFEDADGDGLGNPEVSQYGCAQPAGYVDNADDPDDTKNALVLNATIAPKPEVYPNPATNTIKLLHMEGAENYRVLDMGGRVVRTGSGSEISIESLMPGVYFLHTEGHVFRFIKK, via the coding sequence ATGATGAACAACTACCTGAGACTCGGGAAGCAATACTTATTGATTTTAGCAGGTGTATTTCTTTACTATCCATCCATCGCACAAGACACCACGGTCACTACCATATCGGCCGATGGTCCAGGAGATACCTATAGTTTGCTGGAGAGTGCTTTGGGCGGCTCGCCCCTGGAGGTGCCGGATTGTGACCATACGGAAGTTTTCAAACACATAGAAGAGTTGTATGATGACGAGCTCGAACGGAACGTGTTCAAGTTTTACATTCACAAAGACATAGATACTGACCGATGCGAAACGAATGTGGATCGTCAAAGGAATGAAATCAAAGCGTATGACCCTTCTCCCGATTACCTGAAAGCCATTCAGCGTGAGGTGGTCACTTATGAGTGGTTTTTTAAGATTGATGAATTTTTTCAGCCTTCGACCAACTTCACGCATCTCTTTCAGCTGAAAGCTGTGGGTGGTAACGATGCTGCGAATCCGCTGCTGACCATCACACCACGAAAGGGTGATCCTGAGCAGCTTCAGCTCATTCATGGCAGAGGGAGCAACAGCTACACGACGGTCACATACACCGATCTGTCGCTCATCAAAGGCCAATGGGTACAGGCTTACTGCAAAGTGGAGTATGCTGACAATACAGGCACCCTGGATGTCAGTCTGAAACTGCTGGATGGTACCGAAGTGCTGAGCTACACCAGCAACGAAATAGACATGTGGAGAACAGGGTCTTCGTTTGTGCGGCCCAAGTGGGGCATCTACCGCAGTTTGAATGACATTAATTCTCTCCGCGATGAGGAGGTGCTTTTTGCGGATTTTAAGGTATCAGAAATGGGCGCTTGCCCTGCATGGTATGAAGATGCCGATGGGGATGGTATGGGTGACCCCAATTCCTTTGTTTACGCCTGTGAGCGACCTGATGGGTATGTGCAGAACAATGTAGATACCTGCGTGGACTGGTTTGAGGATGCGGACGGCGATGGCCTGGGTAATCCTGAGGTGAGTCAATATGGATGTGCGCAGCCAGCAGGGTATGTAGACAATGCGGATGATCCTGATGATACTAAAAATGCACTGGTCCTGAATGCGACTATTGCACCGAAACCGGAGGTGTACCCCAATCCTGCTACCAACACGATAAAACTTCTGCATATGGAAGGAGCAGAAAACTACCGTGTTTTGGACATGGGAGGCCGTGTGGTTCGGACCGGTAGCGGCTCCGAAATTTCCATTGAGTCATTGATGCCGGGTGTTTACTTTCTGCATACAGAGGGACATGTTTTCAGATTTATCAAAAAGTAA
- a CDS encoding Gfo/Idh/MocA family protein: MNKKIKENQVNWGIVGVGDVCEVKSAPAMNLVANSRIEAVMRRNADKAQDYAKRHQIEKWYSDADALINDPKVNAIYIATPPDAHLEYTIKAANAGKPVYVEKPMARTHAECQEMISVCEKAGVPLYVAYYRRALPHFLKIKELIESGAIGDVRFVEVRMCKPLVPDIITHQTNHWRVNPEVSGGGYFYDLASHQLDFLDFLFGPIRKASGYSANQGGQYKAEDIVTASFEFTKGVLGTGSWCFASGEVSDKDITTIVGSKGEISYVSFGKAEVTLRRDASEDKVFSFDLPKHIQQPLIQQVVDDLLGNGMCVSTGVSGARTNQVMEWMANS, from the coding sequence ATGAACAAGAAAATCAAGGAAAACCAGGTGAATTGGGGCATCGTAGGGGTAGGTGATGTATGTGAAGTCAAAAGTGCACCAGCCATGAACCTGGTCGCCAACTCGAGGATAGAGGCGGTCATGCGAAGAAATGCCGACAAAGCGCAGGACTATGCCAAGCGCCACCAGATCGAAAAATGGTATAGTGATGCCGATGCGCTGATCAATGATCCCAAAGTTAATGCCATCTACATCGCCACTCCCCCAGATGCACACCTGGAATACACCATCAAAGCGGCCAACGCTGGCAAGCCTGTGTACGTGGAAAAACCCATGGCCCGAACCCATGCCGAGTGTCAGGAAATGATCTCCGTTTGTGAAAAAGCGGGTGTACCACTCTACGTAGCCTACTACCGCCGGGCCCTCCCCCATTTTCTGAAAATCAAAGAACTGATCGAATCGGGTGCTATCGGAGACGTTCGGTTTGTAGAAGTGAGGATGTGTAAGCCATTGGTGCCAGACATTATCACCCATCAAACCAATCATTGGCGGGTAAATCCGGAGGTTTCCGGCGGAGGATACTTTTATGATTTGGCCAGCCATCAGCTGGATTTTCTGGATTTCCTTTTTGGTCCCATCCGAAAGGCCAGCGGATATTCAGCCAATCAGGGCGGACAATACAAAGCCGAGGATATCGTAACCGCCAGCTTTGAGTTTACCAAAGGGGTGCTCGGTACCGGCAGTTGGTGCTTCGCTTCAGGAGAAGTGAGTGACAAAGACATTACTACCATTGTAGGCTCCAAAGGGGAGATTTCTTATGTGTCCTTTGGCAAGGCCGAAGTGACGCTGAGGAGAGATGCTTCTGAAGACAAGGTCTTTTCCTTCGACTTACCCAAACACATACAGCAGCCACTCATTCAGCAGGTGGTGGACGACCTATTGGGCAATGGCATGTGTGTGAGCACAGGTGTAAGCGGAGCACGTACCAACCAGGTGATGGAATGGATGGCTAATTCGTAA
- a CDS encoding polysaccharide lyase, which translates to MINNQHQLKALSLCAILGFGLLFTGCQEDVTEPSAIIDADAATEARAIYSSREVYFTRSNGQVSSSTASSDFGNVSGWDAGATYISSNTLRITLAANVVGTSGGMESRIDVSDGTEYWLEYKVRFHSQFDWSRGGKVGWGFQVGDGVTGCRASDAQAGNGGSMRAMWYSPNSSDSRVYFQPYLYHQGMTSNCGESFGATYPSSGALSRGTWYTIGFYMKSNTGSSYNGTAEMKVNGSTVLRRDNIKWASSDSKRKVKGLYYSVFRGGSQSYWGSSSTGYIYFDDLKWARISS; encoded by the coding sequence ATGATCAACAATCAACACCAATTGAAGGCCCTGAGCCTGTGTGCTATTCTGGGCTTTGGCCTGCTCTTTACGGGCTGCCAGGAGGACGTCACGGAGCCCTCGGCCATCATCGATGCAGATGCAGCCACTGAGGCTCGGGCGATCTACTCCAGCCGTGAGGTTTATTTCACCCGCTCCAATGGGCAGGTTTCATCCTCCACCGCTTCTTCCGATTTCGGGAATGTTTCCGGCTGGGATGCAGGGGCTACCTACATTTCTTCTAATACCCTTCGAATCACCCTGGCAGCGAATGTAGTGGGAACCTCCGGGGGTATGGAGTCCAGAATTGATGTTTCGGACGGTACAGAGTACTGGCTGGAGTATAAAGTGAGATTCCACAGCCAGTTTGACTGGAGCCGTGGTGGCAAAGTAGGTTGGGGCTTTCAGGTAGGCGATGGAGTGACAGGCTGCAGAGCCAGTGATGCCCAGGCCGGAAACGGAGGCAGCATGCGCGCCATGTGGTATTCGCCAAACTCTAGTGACAGCCGGGTGTATTTCCAGCCCTATCTATATCATCAGGGCATGACCAGCAACTGCGGTGAGTCATTTGGTGCTACATATCCGAGCTCCGGAGCATTGTCCAGAGGTACCTGGTACACCATTGGGTTTTATATGAAATCTAATACAGGAAGTTCCTACAATGGCACCGCCGAGATGAAAGTGAATGGAAGCACTGTTTTGAGAAGAGACAACATCAAATGGGCTTCTTCTGACTCTAAGCGAAAAGTAAAGGGACTGTACTACTCTGTGTTCAGAGGTGGAAGCCAGAGTTACTGGGGTTCCAGTAGCACAGGTTACATCTATTTTGATGACTTGAAATGGGCAAGAATCAGTAGCTAA
- a CDS encoding serine hydrolase gives MVLDRRICSLVFFCLALTQCSPVQDTSSYKARLDIPALKSFTQSVVQTYPLPAMAVVVVTRDTAYYLTTGYSDLARKIPFTDSTVFFAGGFSELLVASTALRLQQVGKLSLQDPVVRELPYFQMQGDYQRISAHHLLTHTSGIPHFNPAWDMPAYEEDALEATTRSIIFQDVMFAPGTQCKRSPYNYDILADLMAKSEQKSFEEVVHAETLAPLGMRHSSFFPDTSSAELARPHEILNWISYDLRESEIYPYTRENAGSFGLHTTVGDMAKWMQMVLRTDTVQGGLSSASIDQLMTAHYKTGENTYKGYGWEIRDSEGMRVFHNSWNAGGFSGDLSVIPAEEMAVMVLSNTSDDFNPSVISEHILDHLHGASLSTVKYPIHIAMSRKLNEGRCLEEVLAWHDSLMMAGGGDYLMGPALLGQLGVNLLHRLSRMEDATEVFLHAVQLYPESPEAHLNLAEALLTSGLLAEAKTHFEEAMKLRPSMNSPYVSFLREQLAVAQENQASS, from the coding sequence ATGGTACTTGATAGAAGAATCTGCTCACTCGTCTTTTTTTGCCTCGCACTCACCCAATGCAGCCCGGTACAGGATACTTCCTCTTATAAAGCACGCCTGGACATTCCGGCACTCAAAAGTTTTACCCAATCAGTAGTTCAAACCTATCCGCTGCCCGCTATGGCTGTAGTGGTGGTCACACGCGATACGGCCTATTACCTTACCACTGGCTACAGTGATCTGGCCAGGAAGATACCATTTACAGATTCCACGGTGTTTTTCGCCGGAGGATTCTCAGAGCTGTTGGTGGCGAGTACAGCACTTCGTCTGCAGCAAGTAGGCAAACTCAGCTTGCAGGACCCGGTGGTCAGGGAGCTGCCCTACTTTCAGATGCAGGGGGACTACCAGCGCATTTCAGCACATCATCTGCTTACCCACACTTCTGGTATTCCTCATTTCAATCCGGCCTGGGATATGCCGGCCTATGAGGAGGACGCATTGGAGGCCACCACTCGCAGCATTATTTTTCAGGATGTAATGTTTGCGCCCGGCACCCAATGCAAACGGTCGCCTTATAACTATGATATCCTGGCCGATCTGATGGCCAAGTCTGAGCAGAAGTCTTTCGAAGAGGTGGTACATGCCGAAACGCTGGCGCCTCTTGGGATGCGCCACTCCAGCTTCTTTCCGGATACTTCATCGGCAGAGCTGGCCCGGCCACATGAGATCCTCAACTGGATCAGCTATGACCTCAGGGAATCGGAGATTTATCCATATACCCGCGAAAATGCGGGGAGCTTTGGCCTGCATACTACAGTGGGCGATATGGCCAAATGGATGCAAATGGTTTTGAGAACAGACACGGTTCAGGGAGGTCTTTCATCGGCTTCTATTGATCAGCTGATGACTGCCCACTACAAAACCGGAGAAAATACCTACAAGGGTTATGGCTGGGAGATCAGAGACTCGGAAGGCATGCGGGTATTTCACAACAGCTGGAATGCTGGCGGCTTCAGTGGTGACCTCAGTGTGATTCCCGCAGAGGAAATGGCAGTGATGGTACTCTCCAACACCTCTGACGATTTTAATCCCTCTGTCATTAGCGAGCACATTCTCGATCACCTGCATGGGGCATCGCTGAGTACAGTGAAATATCCCATTCACATCGCTATGAGCCGAAAACTCAATGAGGGACGCTGCCTGGAGGAAGTATTGGCCTGGCACGACAGCCTGATGATGGCAGGCGGGGGCGATTACCTGATGGGGCCTGCTTTACTGGGGCAACTGGGGGTCAATCTTCTGCACAGGCTTTCCCGAATGGAAGATGCCACCGAGGTATTTCTGCACGCTGTCCAGCTTTATCCTGAATCTCCAGAGGCACATCTGAACCTGGCTGAGGCCCTCCTTACTTCGGGTCTCCTGGCCGAGGCAAAAACACACTTTGAAGAGGCCATGAAACTGAGGCCGTCCATGAATTCTCCCTATGTAAGCTTTCTGCGAGAGCAGCTCGCAGTGGCTCAGGAGAATCAGGCTTCATCCTAA
- a CDS encoding sodium:proton antiporter, whose amino-acid sequence MSIFNIITILIILSAIFAFINTKFLKLPFTIGLMIIAIVFTVGITILGSFNHYILDEAKLLIQSVDFETALLDVMLSFLLFAGALHTKLDALKKQKGPIALFATIGVVLSTFLIGTMMYYLFMAFSYPIDYVYCLLFGALISPTDPIAVLGILKEANAPKKLETKIVGESLFNDGVGVVIFIVLFKIAQQGLDSMSFTDVSLLFVSEVAGGLILGLLAGWGAFRLMKVIDHYETEVIITLALVMGVSALAHYLHVSGPLAVVVAGIFLGNKAPKIAWSDNTHLYVDKFWELIDVLLNAVLFVLIGLELLVVTMNGAYFLFGLMAIPLALLARYIALSGPVAIFKNKLNFIPQSNLIMTWGGIRGGISIALALSLEPQMGRELFLTVTYVIVVFSIIVQGLTIAPLVKKVLKGSEPD is encoded by the coding sequence ATGAGTATCTTCAACATTATCACAATCCTGATTATCCTTTCGGCCATTTTTGCATTCATCAATACCAAATTCCTGAAACTGCCTTTTACCATTGGCCTGATGATCATTGCCATTGTTTTCACTGTAGGGATCACCATTTTGGGAAGTTTTAATCATTACATCCTGGATGAAGCCAAGCTACTGATCCAATCGGTAGATTTTGAGACGGCACTGCTTGATGTAATGCTCAGCTTCTTGCTGTTTGCCGGGGCCTTACACACCAAACTTGATGCTCTCAAAAAGCAAAAAGGGCCCATTGCTCTTTTTGCCACCATTGGCGTAGTACTCTCTACTTTTCTGATCGGCACCATGATGTATTATTTATTCATGGCCTTTAGCTATCCCATCGATTACGTATACTGTCTTCTTTTTGGTGCCCTCATCTCTCCTACCGACCCCATTGCGGTCTTGGGAATATTGAAGGAAGCCAATGCCCCCAAGAAGCTCGAGACCAAGATTGTGGGCGAGTCGTTGTTTAACGATGGCGTGGGTGTGGTCATTTTCATTGTACTTTTCAAAATCGCTCAACAAGGACTGGATTCCATGAGTTTTACCGATGTGAGTTTGTTGTTTGTGTCGGAAGTAGCTGGGGGGCTTATACTTGGCTTACTGGCAGGCTGGGGTGCTTTCCGGTTGATGAAAGTCATAGATCATTATGAAACGGAGGTGATCATTACTTTGGCGTTGGTCATGGGCGTTTCTGCTTTGGCCCATTACTTACACGTATCCGGACCACTCGCTGTAGTGGTAGCCGGGATTTTTCTTGGCAACAAAGCCCCAAAAATCGCCTGGTCAGACAATACGCACTTGTATGTTGACAAATTTTGGGAGCTCATAGACGTCCTGCTCAATGCCGTTCTTTTTGTGTTGATCGGACTTGAATTACTGGTTGTCACTATGAATGGTGCCTATTTCCTGTTTGGCTTGATGGCTATTCCTCTGGCACTTTTGGCAAGGTATATTGCGCTCTCTGGCCCTGTGGCCATTTTTAAAAACAAACTGAACTTCATCCCCCAATCGAACCTAATCATGACCTGGGGCGGTATCAGAGGGGGTATTTCTATAGCTTTGGCTTTGTCCTTGGAACCTCAGATGGGGCGTGAGCTCTTCCTTACCGTCACCTATGTGATCGTGGTATTCTCTATCATCGTTCAGGGGTTAACCATCGCTCCTTTGGTGAAGAAGGTTTTGAAGGGTTCGGAACCTGATTAA